From a single Ensifer adhaerens genomic region:
- a CDS encoding amino acid/amide ABC transporter ATP-binding protein 2, HAAT family has product MSGPLLELEDIHVAYGKVEAVRGINLTLDEGRITTVIGANGAGKTTLLSAAAGLLPWRGRARYQGNDLARMSAEDRVERGFCLVPEQRALFGDMPVLDNLLLGAYVRRRDKAFVRKSLESVFEQFPRLAERRAQEAQTLSGGERQMLAIGRALMSQPRLLLLDEPSLGLAPTIVRDVLTRVRGLRDQGVSILLVEQNARAALDVADYAHVMDTGEFVLEGPASDLANDTRVIATYLGGSAEQVVESERG; this is encoded by the coding sequence ATGAGCGGTCCGTTGCTGGAACTTGAAGACATTCACGTCGCCTATGGCAAGGTGGAGGCTGTGCGCGGTATCAACCTCACCCTGGACGAGGGGCGGATCACCACGGTCATCGGGGCGAACGGAGCGGGCAAGACCACGCTTCTCTCCGCCGCCGCCGGCCTCCTCCCCTGGCGTGGACGCGCGCGGTATCAGGGCAACGACCTTGCCCGCATGAGCGCGGAAGACCGTGTCGAACGGGGTTTCTGCCTCGTGCCGGAACAACGCGCGCTCTTTGGCGACATGCCGGTGCTCGACAATCTCCTGCTTGGCGCCTATGTCCGCCGCCGCGACAAGGCCTTTGTCCGGAAAAGCCTCGAAAGCGTTTTCGAACAGTTCCCCCGGCTGGCCGAAAGGCGGGCGCAGGAGGCCCAGACGCTTTCCGGCGGCGAGCGGCAGATGCTCGCCATCGGCCGGGCGCTGATGTCGCAGCCACGGCTGCTTCTCCTCGACGAGCCGAGCCTGGGGCTTGCACCCACCATCGTGCGCGATGTGCTGACACGGGTGCGCGGGCTGCGCGATCAGGGCGTCTCGATCCTGCTGGTGGAGCAGAACGCACGCGCAGCTCTGGATGTCGCCGATTACGCCCATGTCATGGACACCGGCGAGTTCGTGCTCGAAGGGCCGGCCTCCGATCTGGCGAACGACACGCGCGTCATCGCGACCTATCTCGGGGGCAGTGCCGAACAGGTCGTTGAGTCCGAGCGCGGTTGA
- a CDS encoding AraC family transcriptional regulator, ethanolamine operon transcriptional activator, protein MAIDAANRQISPGQRMAGRTTVHTIDDAVDVMSGWRLELMQMSPGKIRYSLSVVQFGSIQVFRERTDKTLLKRGLSWPGSLVFSLPIDAQGTGWLSGHEVNPEISLLVDGRMLPEILTPQCFDLIYVAVDRQHLAAFAAERGHAGLVGHILHSQSLALWHDRQAGLARLFSGLFEDDAALEAGEPDHAGLELFVLEKLLAALTLARKIEAVNDTDNKRLTDRARLMLMKNRSEPATISEVASHLGISRRYLQTCFNRSVGLPAKEFVRAERLNRVRSALCQARRENRIVSIGDVAALWGFWHLSRFAGDYRDMFGELPSETLHSPASSQNG, encoded by the coding sequence ATGGCAATCGATGCAGCGAACCGGCAGATTTCACCCGGGCAGCGGATGGCAGGCAGAACAACTGTCCATACGATTGATGATGCCGTGGACGTGATGAGCGGCTGGCGGCTTGAGCTCATGCAGATGTCGCCGGGCAAAATCCGCTACTCCCTTTCGGTCGTGCAATTCGGCTCGATTCAGGTCTTCCGGGAACGAACGGACAAGACACTGCTCAAACGCGGCCTCAGTTGGCCGGGTTCACTCGTCTTCAGTCTGCCGATTGACGCGCAAGGTACGGGTTGGCTTTCCGGACACGAGGTCAATCCCGAGATCAGCCTTCTCGTGGACGGCAGGATGCTGCCGGAGATCCTGACGCCGCAGTGTTTCGATCTGATCTATGTGGCCGTCGATCGGCAGCATCTTGCTGCATTTGCCGCGGAGCGCGGCCATGCCGGTCTTGTCGGCCACATTCTCCACAGCCAGTCTTTGGCGCTCTGGCACGACAGACAAGCGGGTCTTGCGCGTCTCTTCAGCGGACTCTTTGAAGATGATGCCGCCCTTGAGGCCGGTGAGCCAGACCATGCGGGGCTCGAGCTTTTCGTGCTGGAGAAGCTTTTGGCGGCCCTGACCCTCGCGCGAAAGATCGAAGCCGTCAACGATACCGACAACAAGCGTCTTACGGACCGCGCCCGCCTGATGCTGATGAAGAACCGGAGCGAACCGGCCACCATCTCCGAGGTGGCGAGCCATCTCGGCATCAGCCGCCGCTACCTGCAAACCTGCTTCAATCGGTCGGTCGGACTGCCGGCCAAGGAGTTCGTGCGCGCAGAACGTCTGAACCGCGTGCGCAGCGCGCTTTGCCAGGCGCGGCGCGAAAACCGCATCGTGTCGATCGGCGACGTTGCCGCGCTCTGGGGCTTCTGGCATCTCAGCCGCTTCGCCGGCGACTACCGGGACATGTTCGGTGAACTCCCGTCCGAGACGCTGCATTCGCCGGCCAGTTCCCAAAACGGATAA